In a single window of the Saccharothrix australiensis genome:
- a CDS encoding TetR/AcrR family transcriptional regulator has translation MATSDGGLRERKKRETRLALSHAAIRLALERGWDDVSVEDIAAAANVSERTFRNYFGSKAEAVVATHVERGRRTAEALRDRPAGEPLWDALVNAVVAQFEPAEPGGPAGDRFAAGIRELVAEPAVQQEMFRVHALAQDELAAAVADRTGAPAGDLYPQVVAAVVSAGLSTALSRWTLDPTEPIGPLLREVFGQIRAGLPEQR, from the coding sequence ATGGCGACGAGCGACGGCGGGCTGCGGGAGCGCAAGAAGCGGGAGACCCGGCTCGCGCTGAGCCACGCCGCCATCCGGCTCGCCCTCGAACGCGGCTGGGACGACGTCTCGGTGGAGGACATCGCCGCCGCCGCGAACGTCTCCGAGCGCACCTTCCGCAACTACTTCGGCAGCAAGGCCGAGGCCGTCGTCGCCACGCACGTCGAACGCGGGCGGCGCACCGCCGAGGCGTTGCGGGACCGCCCGGCGGGCGAACCGCTCTGGGACGCGCTCGTCAACGCCGTGGTCGCGCAGTTCGAGCCGGCGGAGCCGGGCGGCCCCGCCGGCGACCGGTTCGCCGCCGGCATCCGGGAGCTGGTCGCCGAACCCGCGGTCCAGCAGGAGATGTTCCGCGTGCACGCCCTGGCGCAGGACGAGCTGGCCGCCGCCGTCGCCGACCGCACCGGCGCCCCGGCCGGCGACCTGTACCCGCAGGTCGTCGCCGCCGTGGTGAGCGCCGGCCTGAGCACGGCGCTGTCCCGCTGGACCCTCGACCCCACCGAGCCGATCGGACCGCTGCTGCGCGAGGTCTTCGGACAGATCCGCGCCGGGCTGCCCGAGCAGCGCTGA
- the folE gene encoding GTP cyclohydrolase I FolE: MAGEVPRGSVALSGPQGTGEGVVPRSPSPRRLQVVHGRGGVDLAAAQRAVGDLLRALGRNPASEHLADTPRRVAHAYAEMLTPREFDLTTFPNEEGYDELVLARDIPVQSLCEHHLLPFQGVAHVGYLPGERILGLSKLARVVELFARDLQVQERLTKQVADWLQEHLSPHGVGVVIEAEHLCMSLRGVRVAGSRTVTSSLLGALREDARSRQEFFALTGIHA, from the coding sequence ATGGCCGGCGAGGTCCCCCGCGGTTCGGTGGCGCTGTCCGGTCCACAGGGGACGGGCGAGGGGGTCGTCCCGCGGTCGCCCTCGCCCCGGCGGTTGCAGGTGGTGCACGGGCGCGGCGGCGTGGACCTGGCCGCCGCGCAGCGGGCGGTCGGCGACCTGTTGCGCGCGCTGGGCCGGAACCCGGCGTCGGAGCACCTGGCCGACACGCCCCGCCGGGTCGCGCACGCCTACGCCGAGATGCTGACGCCCCGCGAGTTCGACCTGACGACCTTCCCGAACGAGGAGGGCTACGACGAGCTGGTGCTCGCCCGCGACATCCCGGTGCAGTCCCTGTGCGAGCACCACCTGCTGCCGTTCCAGGGCGTGGCGCACGTCGGCTACCTGCCCGGCGAGCGCATCCTCGGCCTGTCGAAGCTCGCGCGGGTGGTCGAGCTGTTCGCCCGCGACCTACAGGTGCAGGAGCGGTTGACCAAGCAGGTGGCCGACTGGCTCCAGGAGCACCTGTCGCCCCACGGCGTCGGGGTCGTCATCGAGGCAGAGCACCTGTGCATGTCGCTTCGCGGCGTGCGGGTCGCCGGTTCCCGCACCGTGACCTCCTCCCTGCTGGGCGCGCTGCGGGAGGACGCCCGGTCCCGCCAGGAGTTCTTCGCCCTGACCGGGATCCACGCGTGA
- a CDS encoding RrF2 family transcriptional regulator — MHLLRSTDIALRVVMLLASGDGRLTVDQLSAALGVPRNHLAKVVQRLQRNGFVATTRGRDGGVGLPDGAAATSVGAVVRALEGDGEVVDCEGPPCPLRGGCHLRGALRTAQLAFLAALDAVTVGELLAEPAGPVLLDLVPGPRRPGGTP, encoded by the coding sequence ATGCACCTGCTCAGGTCGACGGACATCGCGCTGCGCGTCGTGATGCTGCTCGCCTCCGGTGACGGGCGGCTCACCGTCGACCAGCTCTCCGCCGCGCTCGGCGTGCCGCGCAACCACCTCGCCAAGGTCGTGCAACGCCTCCAGCGCAACGGTTTCGTCGCCACCACCCGCGGCCGGGACGGAGGGGTCGGCCTGCCGGACGGTGCGGCGGCCACCTCGGTCGGCGCGGTCGTGCGGGCGCTGGAGGGCGACGGTGAGGTCGTGGACTGCGAGGGTCCGCCGTGCCCGCTGCGCGGCGGCTGCCACCTGCGCGGCGCGTTGCGCACGGCCCAGCTCGCGTTCCTGGCCGCGCTCGACGCGGTGACCGTGGGCGAACTGCTCGCCGAACCCGCGGGTCCCGTGCTGCTCGACCTCGTGCCGGGACCGCGCCGTCCGGGCGGCACGCCGTGA
- a CDS encoding NAD(P)/FAD-dependent oxidoreductase, translating to MATPEVFVIVGAGLAGAKAAQALREEGFTGRVVLLGDEAERPYERPPLSKGYLLGDQGRAETHVHDARWYEENEVDLRLGLRVTGLDRAARRVALADGGHVGYTKLLLATGSSPRRLPVPGDDLPGVHYLRRLDQADRLRAALTPGSRVVVAGAGWIGLEVAAAARQRDCAVTVVEPAATPLHAALGPEMGGFFAGLHRAHGVDFRFGNHVTAFGGDERLTGVALADGVVLPADAAVVGVGVRPNTGLAELAGLAVDDGVVVDAALRTSDPDVYAAGDVASGPSTRYGRRLRVEHWANALNGGQAAAKSMLGREVVHDDLPYFFSDQYDVGMEFAGWFSPGGYDRVVVRGDVGSRVFHSFWLTGDRVVAGMHVNSWDEGLGAVRELIGDGRPVDVDRLADTSVPLTALAAG from the coding sequence GTGGCCACCCCTGAGGTGTTCGTCATCGTCGGAGCCGGACTGGCCGGCGCGAAGGCGGCGCAGGCGCTGCGCGAGGAGGGCTTCACCGGACGGGTGGTCCTCCTCGGCGACGAGGCCGAGCGCCCCTACGAGCGCCCGCCCCTGTCCAAGGGCTACCTGCTCGGCGACCAGGGACGCGCCGAGACCCACGTGCACGACGCGCGGTGGTACGAGGAGAACGAGGTCGACCTGCGGCTCGGGCTGCGGGTGACCGGCCTGGACCGGGCCGCCCGCCGGGTCGCGCTCGCCGACGGCGGCCACGTCGGCTACACCAAGCTGCTGCTGGCCACCGGGTCGTCACCGCGCCGCCTGCCCGTGCCGGGTGACGACCTGCCCGGCGTGCACTACCTGCGCCGCCTCGACCAGGCCGACCGGCTGCGCGCGGCGTTGACCCCCGGCAGCCGGGTCGTCGTCGCGGGCGCGGGGTGGATCGGTCTGGAGGTCGCCGCCGCCGCGCGGCAGCGGGACTGCGCGGTCACGGTGGTGGAGCCCGCCGCGACCCCGCTGCACGCCGCGCTGGGCCCCGAGATGGGCGGCTTCTTCGCCGGGCTCCACCGCGCGCACGGGGTCGACTTCCGGTTCGGCAACCACGTCACCGCCTTCGGGGGCGACGAGCGGCTCACGGGCGTGGCCCTCGCCGACGGCGTCGTCCTGCCCGCCGACGCCGCCGTGGTCGGCGTCGGCGTCCGCCCGAACACCGGGCTCGCCGAACTCGCCGGGCTGGCCGTGGACGACGGCGTCGTGGTCGACGCCGCGCTGCGCACCTCCGACCCGGACGTGTACGCGGCGGGCGACGTCGCCTCCGGCCCGAGCACCCGGTACGGCAGGCGGCTGCGGGTGGAGCACTGGGCCAACGCCCTGAACGGCGGCCAGGCCGCGGCGAAGTCCATGCTGGGCCGGGAGGTCGTGCACGACGACCTGCCGTACTTCTTCTCCGACCAGTACGACGTGGGCATGGAGTTCGCCGGCTGGTTCAGTCCGGGCGGTTACGACCGCGTGGTCGTGCGCGGTGACGTCGGAAGCCGGGTCTTCCACTCGTTCTGGCTGACCGGCGACCGGGTCGTGGCGGGCATGCACGTGAACAGCTGGGACGAGGGCCTCGGCGCGGTGCGCGAGCTGATCGGCGACGGGCGGCCGGTGGACGTCGACCGCCTCGCCGACACCTCCGTCCCGCTCACCGCGCTGGCGGCCGGCTGA
- a CDS encoding isochorismatase family protein, whose product MTTAPWTVDPETCALLVIDMQNDFVREGFPMAVPMARERVPVMRGVVDTCRDRGVPVIYTQHVLYDTFDVSPLETAYIPRLREAGMRDGSHGAEIIEELAPRPDEMVVRKHRYDAFHNTPLHSVLNTIRGLRRVDTVIIIGTLTEACCESTARSAYMHDYRVAFIGDATGALSDAAQEATLRSIRGFFGRVLSAAELAAELGG is encoded by the coding sequence ATGACCACCGCTCCCTGGACTGTCGATCCCGAGACCTGCGCGCTGCTCGTCATCGACATGCAGAACGACTTCGTCCGCGAGGGCTTCCCGATGGCCGTCCCGATGGCGCGCGAACGGGTCCCGGTCATGCGGGGCGTCGTCGACACGTGCCGCGACCGGGGCGTCCCCGTGATCTACACGCAGCACGTCCTCTACGACACCTTCGACGTGTCACCGCTGGAGACCGCCTACATACCCCGGCTGCGCGAAGCCGGGATGCGCGACGGCAGCCACGGCGCGGAGATCATCGAGGAGCTGGCGCCGCGACCGGACGAGATGGTCGTCCGCAAGCACCGGTACGACGCGTTCCACAACACACCGCTGCACAGCGTGCTGAACACGATCCGGGGGCTGCGACGGGTCGACACGGTGATCATCATCGGCACCCTGACCGAGGCGTGCTGCGAGTCGACCGCCCGCAGCGCGTACATGCACGACTACCGCGTCGCCTTCATCGGCGACGCGACCGGCGCGCTGTCCGACGCCGCGCAGGAGGCGACGCTCCGCTCGATCCGGGGTTTCTTCGGCCGGGTGCTGTCGGCGGCCGAACTCGCCGCGGAACTCGGCGGCTGA
- a CDS encoding MFS transporter, with the protein MTGSPSEAPPPPAGATGRWAELFSARHLATVLVLAGGVALYAMNLYFTAALMPSIVADIGGDRYYAWVATGFLMAAVIASMLVSRVLGSWGASGAYLAGFLVFAAGAAINALSPTMEVLIAGRVVQGFGGGLLAGLGYAVIRTALPDRLWGRAAGLVSAMWGVGTLVGPALGGLFAELDAWPWAYGLLVAVALLLAVPARRALPREVVRSAGRAPVPVVPLVLLTLAASAFSLSSAVPPGPATAVALGAGAVLLAVFLVVEAKGSVSVLPRLTYLRGTSLKWVYLTVAALCAGVMTENFIPLFGQRLGGLPPFAAGLLGAALSVGWVVAQLFSVNLGPRGARRAIRVAPPVLTGGLVAYGLAQADQAGTGLVVAWAVVLLVAGTGIGLAFPHLSVAAMSSTEDPAEGAKAAAALNTTQLIAYAVTSAIAGTLLTLGGASLVDAARLMTLGIAVLTALGVVASLLATRRRA; encoded by the coding sequence ACTTCACGGCCGCGCTCATGCCGTCGATCGTCGCGGACATCGGCGGCGACCGGTACTACGCCTGGGTCGCGACCGGTTTCCTCATGGCGGCCGTGATCGCGTCCATGCTCGTCAGCCGGGTGCTCGGGTCGTGGGGCGCGTCGGGCGCGTACCTCGCGGGCTTCCTGGTGTTCGCCGCCGGGGCCGCGATCAACGCCCTGAGCCCCACGATGGAGGTCCTCATCGCGGGACGCGTCGTGCAGGGCTTCGGCGGCGGCCTGCTGGCGGGGCTCGGCTACGCCGTCATCCGGACCGCGCTGCCGGACCGGCTCTGGGGCCGTGCGGCCGGGCTCGTGTCCGCGATGTGGGGCGTCGGGACGCTCGTCGGCCCGGCCCTGGGCGGGCTGTTCGCCGAGCTGGACGCCTGGCCGTGGGCGTACGGGCTGCTGGTCGCGGTGGCGCTCCTGCTGGCCGTGCCCGCCCGGCGCGCCCTGCCGCGCGAAGTGGTGCGGTCCGCCGGGCGGGCGCCCGTCCCGGTGGTGCCGCTCGTGCTGCTGACGCTCGCGGCCAGCGCGTTCAGCCTCAGCTCCGCGGTGCCGCCCGGCCCCGCGACGGCCGTCGCCCTCGGCGCGGGCGCCGTGCTGCTCGCCGTGTTCCTGGTCGTCGAGGCGAAGGGGTCGGTGAGCGTGCTGCCGCGGCTGACCTACCTGCGCGGCACGTCCCTGAAGTGGGTGTACCTCACGGTCGCGGCCCTGTGCGCGGGCGTGATGACGGAGAACTTCATCCCGCTGTTCGGGCAGCGCCTCGGCGGCCTGCCGCCGTTCGCCGCCGGCCTGCTCGGCGCGGCGCTCTCGGTCGGGTGGGTCGTGGCCCAGCTGTTCAGCGTCAACCTCGGACCGCGCGGCGCGCGGCGCGCGATCCGGGTCGCGCCGCCGGTGCTGACCGGCGGCCTGGTCGCCTACGGCCTCGCGCAGGCCGACCAGGCGGGCACCGGCCTCGTGGTCGCGTGGGCGGTGGTGCTGCTCGTCGCGGGCACCGGCATCGGGCTCGCCTTCCCGCACCTGAGCGTCGCGGCGATGAGCAGCACGGAGGACCCGGCGGAGGGCGCGAAGGCCGCCGCCGCCCTCAACACGACCCAGCTGATCGCCTACGCCGTGACCTCGGCGATCGCCGGCACGCTCCTCACGCTCGGTGGCGCGTCGCTGGTCGACGCGGCGCGCCTGATGACCCTCGGCATCGCGGTCCTCACGGCGCTGGGGGTGGTGGCGTCGCTGCTCGCGACGCGACGGCGAGCGTGA
- a CDS encoding S8 family peptidase, with protein sequence MRTVSWLTVAAVTTGGVVGVAPAAAAEVLGAGAPGAIEGSYVVVLKGERAAGDLAARYSGTVVHTFSHVFQGFSVRMSAPDARRLAADPAVSYVQQNQRVRVAGEQANPPSWGLDRVDQQRLPLDDYYRYPDTAANVTVYVVDTGVRVSHRDFGGRAVWGTNTVDDQQEDCHGHGTHVAGTAGGQRYGVAKGVKLVSAKVFDCAGNGTSEDVAEALDWVVAHHASGPAVANMSLGGDAPDRVIEDAVRRTIADGVVAVVAAGNESDDSCRHSPSRVREALTVASSDWSDRRSYFSNYGSCVDLFAPGESITSAYNGSDTDSGDLSGTSMATPHVAGAAALLLSRNPAQTPAQVATALLNNATKSVVSDPRGSPNRLLKVNAAYRSGG encoded by the coding sequence ATGAGGACGGTGTCCTGGTTGACGGTCGCGGCGGTGACGACCGGCGGGGTGGTGGGTGTCGCGCCGGCCGCGGCGGCCGAGGTGCTCGGCGCGGGCGCGCCCGGCGCGATCGAAGGCAGTTATGTGGTGGTGCTCAAGGGAGAACGCGCCGCGGGCGACCTGGCGGCCCGGTACTCGGGTACGGTCGTCCACACGTTCTCCCACGTGTTCCAGGGGTTCTCGGTGCGCATGTCGGCACCCGACGCGCGGCGGCTCGCCGCCGACCCGGCGGTGTCCTACGTGCAGCAGAACCAGCGGGTGCGGGTCGCCGGCGAGCAGGCGAACCCGCCGTCGTGGGGCCTGGACCGGGTCGACCAGCAGCGGCTGCCGCTGGACGACTACTACCGGTACCCCGACACGGCGGCGAACGTCACCGTGTACGTGGTCGACACCGGGGTCCGGGTCAGCCACCGCGACTTCGGCGGGCGCGCGGTGTGGGGCACGAACACCGTGGACGACCAGCAGGAGGACTGCCACGGGCACGGCACGCACGTGGCGGGCACCGCGGGCGGGCAGCGCTACGGTGTCGCCAAGGGCGTCAAGCTGGTGTCGGCGAAGGTGTTCGACTGCGCCGGCAACGGCACCAGCGAGGACGTCGCGGAGGCGCTGGACTGGGTCGTGGCGCACCACGCGTCCGGTCCGGCCGTGGCGAACATGAGCCTGGGCGGCGACGCGCCGGACCGGGTGATCGAGGACGCCGTGCGGCGGACCATCGCCGACGGCGTCGTGGCGGTGGTGGCGGCGGGCAACGAGTCCGACGACTCGTGCCGGCACTCGCCGTCGCGGGTGCGGGAGGCGCTCACCGTCGCGTCGTCCGACTGGTCGGACCGGCGGTCGTACTTCTCCAACTACGGCAGCTGCGTCGACCTGTTCGCGCCGGGTGAGAGCATCACCTCGGCGTACAACGGCAGCGACACGGACTCGGGCGACCTGTCCGGCACCTCGATGGCGACACCGCACGTGGCCGGTGCGGCGGCGCTGCTGCTCTCCCGCAACCCCGCCCAGACACCCGCCCAGGTGGCGACCGCGTTGCTGAACAACGCCACCAAGAGCGTCGTGTCCGACCCGAGGGGATCGCCCAACCGGCTCCTGAAGGTCAACGCCGCGTACCGGTCCGGCGGCTGA
- a CDS encoding FAD-dependent monooxygenase: MIDVVIVGGGPNGLLLACEPALGGVRPVVLERRTEPDPEPRSNGLLGQVVRMVDRRGLFERLSGRPGPPRPNRGYHVFAGLPLDLGLLADSPVHTLPVPEAETVRVLAARADEFGVDLRRGHELRGLAQDPDGVTLTVDGPDGSYELRARYAVGADGAHSPVRKAAGIGFPGVSQDRTTTRTAHVTVPADRLDPATGALLVPDHGPVLPFLPVRTATGGFSYAPLPGGPPLVATAEWDQPATDEPMSLDEAERRPVADRTVTYSQAQAALLAPGDDVTGLRALFGELLAQPGVVRTVADLVAGADTRYPVADDAHPLAGWPAPDLDLRAPDGVVRLAELVRRARPLLIDLTPDGGLRLDGVESHYVDVVRAEADTDATALLLRPDSYVAWASSDPHPDREALRAAAERWFGGPVDA; this comes from the coding sequence ATGATCGACGTCGTCATCGTCGGCGGCGGACCCAACGGCCTGCTGCTCGCGTGCGAACCGGCACTCGGCGGCGTCCGGCCGGTCGTGCTGGAACGCCGCACCGAACCCGACCCGGAGCCCCGGTCGAACGGCCTCCTCGGGCAGGTCGTCCGCATGGTCGACCGCCGCGGGCTGTTCGAGCGGCTCAGCGGCCGGCCCGGCCCGCCGCGACCCAACCGCGGCTACCACGTGTTCGCCGGGCTGCCGCTCGACCTCGGCCTCCTCGCCGACAGCCCCGTCCACACCCTCCCCGTGCCCGAAGCGGAGACCGTGCGGGTGCTGGCCGCGCGGGCGGACGAGTTCGGCGTCGACCTCCGGCGCGGGCACGAGTTGCGCGGCCTCGCCCAGGACCCCGACGGCGTCACGCTGACCGTCGACGGCCCCGACGGCTCCTACGAGCTGCGCGCCCGCTACGCCGTCGGCGCGGACGGCGCGCACAGCCCGGTCCGCAAGGCCGCCGGCATCGGCTTCCCCGGCGTCAGCCAGGACCGGACGACCACCCGCACCGCGCACGTCACCGTGCCGGCCGACCGGCTCGACCCCGCGACCGGCGCGCTGCTCGTGCCCGACCACGGCCCGGTGCTGCCGTTCCTGCCCGTCCGCACCGCCACCGGCGGCTTCTCCTACGCCCCGCTGCCCGGCGGCCCGCCGCTGGTCGCCACCGCGGAGTGGGACCAGCCCGCCACCGACGAGCCGATGAGCCTCGACGAGGCCGAGCGCCGCCCGGTCGCCGACCGGACCGTCACGTACTCCCAAGCCCAGGCCGCGCTGCTGGCACCCGGCGACGACGTCACCGGCCTGCGCGCGCTGTTCGGCGAACTGCTCGCCCAGCCGGGCGTCGTGCGGACCGTCGCGGACCTCGTCGCCGGCGCGGACACGCGCTACCCGGTCGCCGACGACGCCCACCCGCTCGCCGGGTGGCCCGCGCCCGACCTGGACCTGCGCGCACCGGACGGCGTGGTGCGCCTCGCCGAGCTGGTCCGGCGGGCGCGGCCGCTGCTGATCGACCTGACCCCGGACGGCGGGCTGCGCCTCGACGGCGTCGAATCGCACTACGTCGACGTCGTCCGCGCCGAGGCGGACACCGACGCCACCGCGCTCCTGCTGCGCCCCGACTCCTACGTGGCCTGGGCGTCGAGCGACCCGCACCCGGACCGCGAGGCGCTGCGCGCCGCCGCCGAGCGGTGGTTCGGCGGCCCCGTCGACGCCTGA
- a CDS encoding group III truncated hemoglobin produces the protein MTARRDLADRADVLAVVTGFYRRAFEDGLLGPVFRDVARLDLAAHLPVMADFWETVLFRAGTYRRNLLRVHVGLHERAPLTAEHFARWLALWVATVDELFAGAAADLAKEQAERIARSMVRRLDRGDPSELVTIRRRDEAEGG, from the coding sequence GTGACGGCGCGGCGCGACCTGGCCGACCGGGCGGACGTGCTGGCCGTGGTGACCGGGTTCTACCGGCGCGCCTTCGAGGACGGGCTGCTCGGGCCGGTCTTCCGCGACGTGGCCCGGCTGGACCTGGCGGCGCACCTGCCGGTGATGGCGGACTTCTGGGAGACGGTGCTGTTCCGGGCGGGCACGTACCGGCGGAACCTGCTGCGCGTGCACGTCGGGCTGCACGAGCGCGCACCGCTGACGGCCGAGCACTTCGCGCGGTGGCTGGCGCTGTGGGTCGCCACCGTCGACGAGCTGTTCGCGGGCGCGGCGGCGGACTTGGCCAAGGAGCAGGCGGAGCGCATCGCCCGGTCGATGGTCCGCCGCCTGGACCGGGGCGACCCGAGCGAACTGGTCACCATCCGGCGGCGGGACGAGGCCGAGGGCGGCTGA
- a CDS encoding helix-turn-helix transcriptional regulator, which yields MVQADQPGASHVSAVAALDEPTRRRLYDFVARRPEPVSRDEAAEAVGAARTTAAFHLDRLVAEGLLDVVHERRTGRTGPGAGRPAKLYRRSAGQIAVSLPDRRYELVGNLLADALAEVETTGEPPRAVLHRRAHELGRDLGATARAAERDEDGRSAALRALEDLGFEPRDDAPDDAIALGNCPFHSLARRHVELVCGMNLRLLDGLLDGLAGTGLTARLSPAPGHCCVRLEPADR from the coding sequence ATGGTGCAGGCCGACCAGCCCGGCGCGTCGCACGTCTCCGCCGTCGCGGCCCTGGACGAGCCGACCCGGCGTCGGCTGTACGACTTCGTGGCGCGCCGGCCCGAGCCGGTCAGCCGGGACGAGGCCGCCGAGGCGGTGGGCGCGGCACGCACCACCGCCGCGTTCCACCTGGACCGCCTGGTCGCCGAGGGGCTGCTCGACGTCGTCCACGAGCGCCGCACCGGCCGCACCGGTCCCGGCGCGGGCCGACCGGCCAAGCTGTACCGGCGGTCCGCCGGGCAGATCGCGGTGTCCCTGCCCGACCGGCGCTACGAGCTGGTCGGCAACCTGCTGGCCGACGCGCTGGCCGAGGTCGAGACGACCGGCGAGCCGCCGCGCGCGGTGCTCCACCGCCGTGCCCACGAGCTGGGCAGGGACCTGGGCGCGACCGCCCGCGCCGCCGAGCGCGACGAGGACGGCCGGAGCGCCGCGCTGCGGGCGCTGGAGGACCTCGGTTTCGAGCCCCGCGACGACGCGCCCGACGACGCGATCGCGCTGGGCAACTGCCCGTTCCACAGCCTGGCGCGACGCCACGTCGAGCTGGTGTGCGGCATGAACCTCCGCCTGCTCGACGGCCTGCTCGACGGCTTGGCGGGAACCGGCCTGACCGCGCGCCTGTCTCCCGCGCCGGGCCACTGCTGCGTCCGCCTGGAGCCGGCCGACCGCTGA